Proteins encoded by one window of Culicoides brevitarsis isolate CSIRO-B50_1 chromosome 2, AGI_CSIRO_Cbre_v1, whole genome shotgun sequence:
- the LOC134832741 gene encoding probable DNA double-strand break repair Rad50 ATPase, translating into MNNILNLNIRTLSAQMNELYAENMEKDRQIQLLRDGNLELREQITELNKDILEYSELLELKNLGSKFAFHKENERDFIKQQTNQLNEEIRKLREAVNTVCCVENEKKKLEKHGSSMGEYEDTTTSKDITDLPKRPSKSTNEQDAIDQIKQILVLSQDMAQANFDSKRYEELKEGMSALQTRLKEFAERNNQLCAMLTEYESKYKDFETQIGKLSHENNDLQHHIDDVTDHVTQLKRENAKLSELNIKATTELDVMRKTCKCGVSRSTSTRPTTPPNRYLSLQIKDLRKQLTDKTEEIEKLKDQAKRRKIDVDRALKQANSDKERYHKECTELVEVVAEYKSRVAILDQNLQRKDSELVNALEIKKLAVIKRQEVEKTASEIEKRHSDLLLHQESLKQQLEELREELAHVREEHREREGRTMEELQAARQAIRDQQVRITQQEMNFKLILETRKQLEKRAEAYLKEIKQLKTKLSDETNTKQALMELSDVLESEQKQLKDKLCRLTNADQDLGKAVSALENLKQHNYDLTIMHTQLQRDYNLLRENHQQLLDLRTQSIKALETSQHVQEEGDAKESCLRSKIEELLGLIAILMKDRDYLKALVSEKHRDITILSSELSSINLTSQPSTIEYPTKMHQPFFPSQMHEIPAGYTADTPTTVADEPDAEAKLSGLRQLTSSMQQMKEAWINGIQTAIDEAS; encoded by the exons ATGAACAACATCCTCAACCTGAACATACGAACCTTGAGTGCGCAAATGAATGAATTATATGCTGAG AATATGGAAAAGGATCGCCAAATACAATTGTTGCGTGACGGTAATTTAGAGTTACGTGAACAAATTACGGAATTAAATAAAGACATTTTGGAGTACAGTGAATTGTTGGAATTGAAAAACTTGGGTAGTAAG ttcgcCTTTCACAAAGAGAATGAACGTGATTtcataaaacaacaaacaaatcaGTTGAATGAGGAAATTCGTAAATTACGAGAGGCTGTCAACACAGTTTGTTGCGTGgaaaacgaaaagaaaaaattggaaaagcaCGGAAGTAGCATGGGCGAATATGAGGATACGACAACATCCAAGGACATCACAGATCTGCCAAAAAGACCTTCAAAAAGCACAAATGAGCAAGATGCCATCgatcaaattaaacaaattctcGTCTTGTCACAGGATATGGCGCAAGCAAATTTCgac tccAAACGTTACGAAGAGCTCAAAGAAGGCATGTCGGCACTCCAAACGCGTCTCAAGGAATTTGCCGAACGCAACAACCAACTTTGTGCCATGCTCACGGAATACGAGTCCAAATACAAGGATTTCGAAACGCAAATCGGCAAATTGTCTCACGAAAACAACGATTTGCAGCATCACATTGACGATGTGACAGACCACGTGACGCAACTAAAGCGTGAAAATGCCAAATTATCCGAATTGAACATCAAGGCGACGACAGAGCTCGATGTGATGCGCAAAACTTGCAAATGTGGCGTCTCTCGTTCAACTTCGACGCGACCTACCACGCCTCCAAATCGCTATTTATCGCTCCAAATCAAGGATTTACGGAAACAATTGACCGACAAAACGgaagaaatcgaaaaattaaaagatcaaGCGAAAAGACGCAAAATCGACGTCGATCGAGCCCTGAAACAAGCGAATTCCGACAAAGAACGTTACCACAAAGAATGCACGGAACTCGTTGAAGTCGTTGCCGAATACAAAAGTCGTGTCGCGATTTTGGATCAAAATCTTCAGAGAAAGGATTCGGAACTCGTGAACGCGTtggaaatcaaaaaattggcaGTCATCAAAAGACAAGAAGTGGAAAAAACGGCGAGCGAAATCGAGAAACGACACTCGGATTTGCTGTTGCATCAAGAAAGTTTGAAGCAGCAACTCGAGGAATTGCGCGAAGAGTTGGCGCATGTGAGAGAAGAGCATCGAGAACGCGAAGGACGAACGATGGAAGAACTTCAGGCAGCAAGACAAGCCATTCGGGATCAGCAAGTGAGGATAACGCAgcaagaaatgaactttaaattgattttagagaCACGAAAACAGCTCGAAAAACGCGCCGAAGCCTATTTGAAGGAg atcaaGCAACTTAAAACCAAATTGTCTGACGAAACGAACACCAAACAAGCCTTGATGGAGCTCTCTGACGTCTTAGAATCCGAACAGAAGCAATTAAAGGACAAATTATGTCGTCTCacg AACGCCGATCAGGATCTCGGAAAAGCCGTTTCTGCCTTGGAAAACCTCAAACAGCACAACTACGACTTGACAATCATGCACACGCAACTGCAACGCGACTACAATTTGTTGCGCGAAAATCATCAGCAACTACTTGACCTGCGTACACAATCAATCAAGGCACTTGAGACGAGTCAACACGTTCAGGAAGAAGGAGACGCCAAAGAATCCTGCCTGCGATCCAAAATCGAAGAACTTTTGGGACTTATTGCTATTCTCATGAAGGATCGGGACTACTTGAAAGCCCTTGTGAGCGAAAAACATCGCGATATCACAATTCTTTCGAGCGAATTgagttcaattaatttaacgag tcaacCATCAACCATTGAGTACCCTACAAAGATGCATCAACCGTTCTTTCCGTCACAAATGCATGAAATCCCCGCCGGATACACTGCTGACACCCCAACAACTGTCGCAGATGAACCCGATGCTGAGGCAAAGTTAAGCGGATTGCGCCAATTGACGTCGTCGATGCAACAAATGAAGGAGGCGTGGATAAATGGCATCCAAACAGCCATTGATGAGGCTTCTTGA
- the LOC134832845 gene encoding optineurin-like isoform X2 — protein sequence MAEKDVRDAEQVATSENSLLANDGGTELKILQKINDLYQKRIDEVERVEGDLEEPSEQVLALKLENKILREWNQKSQETIQQLCTEMTETESLLGEKYEQMLKNMEKVPRMIEIEQEKLLKEINELKSRPSDEIVGDSQLVTLKRKLEEVTEERDSLKEETQKLAKVINSIQEGDSLVNSRTQRLEQENADLKARIAELESQSKRSSLSLLDKIDFNSSDGSAIDGCQLEILPLQTESSTTLLPETSETEDIWSNFLKKVENSLKIDPEEFQTVDSVDKLWKIIESNTENAVKSSSNSSNDAEIQVDVPQQLGTVVQTITETANSVVALLETIESHNTDLPIDEIRALLTDFDALLASIKSSAETKIKTKFTKTGDVEITGFVDIPETKFKEFVEKFQTHEKSVNAKITEKNKNDMHAFRRGLASLVPQIEHLRDQIQDKNYYQKENKALLKRIETLEKKIVSLQGTITKTFNSLASSDMLEEKKRTELQQAFKMNDMIGLTLAIQSIGVGMRNEIFAASMESEKSREEVRMMKKKLEDMEKKQEELIKNPVVTEKETKEMEKMMGMQKIAEEESRQMKKYIASVRLELIHLLTETRNQHSSDGTDSSITSDYDTVSLAGLMNDLKREIIMKDEVLKSRQVTVDNLEMCLAEMKRHLDRIEKENHTLTKTNSELSKQLSVVEKEKQEIAEKKEEFDKLVTDNQQELASLKQAKEQLEFEHANQTQTIQHLRRVLEETKRNGNATMRF from the exons ATGGCGGAAAAGGACGTGCGAGATGCCGAGCAAGTAGCTACTTCGGAGAATTCGCTGCTGGCGAACGATGGCGGGACCGAGCTGAAAATCTTGCAGAAAATCAACGATTTGTATCAGAAACGAATTGATGAAGTAGAACGTGTTGAAGGTGATTTAGAG gAACCGAGTGAGCAAGTCTTGGCACTGAAGCTCGAGAACAAAATTCTTCGCGAATGGAATCAAAAGTCGCAAGAAACCATCCAACAGCTGTGCACGGAAATGACAGAAACGGAATCTCTCTTGGGCGAAAAGTACGAACAAATGCtgaaaaacatggaaaaagtGCCGCGCATGATTGAAATCGAGCAGGAGAAGCTCCTGAAGGAAATAAATGAACTCAAATCGCGTCCCTCGGATGAAATTGTGGGAGATTCGCAGCTTGTGACACTGAAACGAAAGCTCGAAGAAGTCACCGAGGAACGAGATTCGCTGAAAGAAGAGACCCAAAAGCTcgcaaaagtcataaattcgATACAGGAAGGCGATTCTTTGGTAAATTCGCGCACGCAACGCTTGGAACAGGAAAATGCGGATCTGAAAGCACGCATCGCTGAGCTCGAATCACAATCAAAACGCAGTTCCTTGAGTCTTTTGGacaaaattgactttaattCATCCGACGGGAGTGCTATTGATGGTTGTCAg ttGGAAATATTGCCTCTTCAGACAGAATCCTCTACCACACTGTTGCCTGAGACGTCAGAAACGGAAGATATTTGGAgtaatttcctcaaaaaagtcgaaaattcgttaaaaatcgACCCCGAAGAATTCCAAACTGTCGATTCTGTGgataaattatggaaaataatcGAATCCAATACCGAAAATGCTGTGAAAAGTTCCTCAAACTCCTCAAATGATGCCGAAATTCAAGTTGATGTTCCCCAGCAACTCGGCACAGTCGTTCAAACAATCACAGAAACCGCAAATAGCGTCGTCGCACTTCTCGAGACGATCGAATCACACAATACGGACCTCCCAATCGATGAAATTCGTGCTCTTCTAACAGATTTTGATGCTTTACTTGCCTCCATTAAATCTTCCGCTGagacaaaaatcaaaacaaagttCACGAAAACGGGCGACGTCGAAATTACGGGATTTGTCGATATACCCGAAACGAAATTCAAGGAATTTGTGGAAAAGTTTCAAACGCACGAGAAAAGTGTCAATGcgaaaattacagaaaaaaataaaaatgacatgCATGCGTTCCGTCGAGGTCTTGCATCGCTCGTGCCGCAAATTGAACATCTCAGGGATCAAATTCAGGACAAAAATTACTACCAGAAGGAGAATAAGGCGTTATTGAAGCGAATTGAGACGTTGGAGAAGAAAATTGTGTCGTTGCAGGGAACGATAACGAAGACTTTTAATTCGCTGGCGAGCTCGGATATGCTTGAGGAGAAGAAAAGAACGGAATTGCAACAAGCTTTCAAGATGAATGACATGATTGGACTTACTTTGGCGATCCAGTCGATAGGAGTAGGGAtgagaaatgaaattttcgctGCCTCAATGGAGTCGGAGAAGAGCAGAGAGGAGGTTCGAATGATGAAAAAGAAGTTGGAAGACATGGAAAAGAAACAAGAAGAGCTGATAAAGAATCCCGTGGTTACGGAAAAGGAAACTAAGGAGATGGAAAAAATGATGGGG atgCAAAAAATAGCCGAAGAGGAAAGTCGTCAAATGAAAAAGTACATCGCCTCTGTCAGATTGGAGCTCATCCATTTG CTAACCGAAACGCGTAATCAGCACTCGTCAGATGGCACGGACTCGAGTATCACGTCGGATTATGACACGGTGTCGCTGGCGGGCCTCATGAACGACTTGAAACGCGAGATTATCATGAAAGACGAGGTGCTGAAGAGTCGCCAAGTGACTGTCGATAATCTCGAAATGTGTTTGGCGGAGATGAAACGACATCTGGACCGCATCGAGAAGGAAAATCACACATTGACAAAGACAAATAGTGAGTTAAGCAAGCAATTGAGTGTCGTTGAGAAGGAAAAGCAGGAAATTGCCGAGAAGAAAGAGGAGTTTGACAAGTTG gtAACGGACAACCAACAAGAATTAGCGAGTCTCAAACAGGCAAAGGAACAACTCGAGTTCGAG CACGCTAATCAAACGCAAACGATACAACACTTGCGTCGCGTCTTGGAAGAGACAAAGCGCAATGGTAATGCTACC ATgcgtttttga
- the LOC134832845 gene encoding optineurin-like isoform X1 → MAEKDVRDAEQVATSENSLLANDGGTELKILQKINDLYQKRIDEVERVEGDLEEPSEQVLALKLENKILREWNQKSQETIQQLCTEMTETESLLGEKYEQMLKNMEKVPRMIEIEQEKLLKEINELKSRPSDEIVGDSQLVTLKRKLEEVTEERDSLKEETQKLAKVINSIQEGDSLVNSRTQRLEQENADLKARIAELESQSKRSSLSLLDKIDFNSSDGSAIDGCQLEILPLQTESSTTLLPETSETEDIWSNFLKKVENSLKIDPEEFQTVDSVDKLWKIIESNTENAVKSSSNSSNDAEIQVDVPQQLGTVVQTITETANSVVALLETIESHNTDLPIDEIRALLTDFDALLASIKSSAETKIKTKFTKTGDVEITGFVDIPETKFKEFVEKFQTHEKSVNAKITEKNKNDMHAFRRGLASLVPQIEHLRDQIQDKNYYQKENKALLKRIETLEKKIVSLQGTITKTFNSLASSDMLEEKKRTELQQAFKMNDMIGLTLAIQSIGVGMRNEIFAASMESEKSREEVRMMKKKLEDMEKKQEELIKNPVVTEKETKEMEKMMGMQKIAEEESRQMKKYIASVRLELIHLLTETRNQHSSDGTDSSITSDYDTVSLAGLMNDLKREIIMKDEVLKSRQVTVDNLEMCLAEMKRHLDRIEKENHTLTKTNSELSKQLSVVEKEKQEIAEKKEEFDKLVTDNQQELASLKQAKEQLEFEHANQTQTIQHLRRVLEETKRNGNATVSPSSSSFLSTFFRSVHDV, encoded by the exons ATGGCGGAAAAGGACGTGCGAGATGCCGAGCAAGTAGCTACTTCGGAGAATTCGCTGCTGGCGAACGATGGCGGGACCGAGCTGAAAATCTTGCAGAAAATCAACGATTTGTATCAGAAACGAATTGATGAAGTAGAACGTGTTGAAGGTGATTTAGAG gAACCGAGTGAGCAAGTCTTGGCACTGAAGCTCGAGAACAAAATTCTTCGCGAATGGAATCAAAAGTCGCAAGAAACCATCCAACAGCTGTGCACGGAAATGACAGAAACGGAATCTCTCTTGGGCGAAAAGTACGAACAAATGCtgaaaaacatggaaaaagtGCCGCGCATGATTGAAATCGAGCAGGAGAAGCTCCTGAAGGAAATAAATGAACTCAAATCGCGTCCCTCGGATGAAATTGTGGGAGATTCGCAGCTTGTGACACTGAAACGAAAGCTCGAAGAAGTCACCGAGGAACGAGATTCGCTGAAAGAAGAGACCCAAAAGCTcgcaaaagtcataaattcgATACAGGAAGGCGATTCTTTGGTAAATTCGCGCACGCAACGCTTGGAACAGGAAAATGCGGATCTGAAAGCACGCATCGCTGAGCTCGAATCACAATCAAAACGCAGTTCCTTGAGTCTTTTGGacaaaattgactttaattCATCCGACGGGAGTGCTATTGATGGTTGTCAg ttGGAAATATTGCCTCTTCAGACAGAATCCTCTACCACACTGTTGCCTGAGACGTCAGAAACGGAAGATATTTGGAgtaatttcctcaaaaaagtcgaaaattcgttaaaaatcgACCCCGAAGAATTCCAAACTGTCGATTCTGTGgataaattatggaaaataatcGAATCCAATACCGAAAATGCTGTGAAAAGTTCCTCAAACTCCTCAAATGATGCCGAAATTCAAGTTGATGTTCCCCAGCAACTCGGCACAGTCGTTCAAACAATCACAGAAACCGCAAATAGCGTCGTCGCACTTCTCGAGACGATCGAATCACACAATACGGACCTCCCAATCGATGAAATTCGTGCTCTTCTAACAGATTTTGATGCTTTACTTGCCTCCATTAAATCTTCCGCTGagacaaaaatcaaaacaaagttCACGAAAACGGGCGACGTCGAAATTACGGGATTTGTCGATATACCCGAAACGAAATTCAAGGAATTTGTGGAAAAGTTTCAAACGCACGAGAAAAGTGTCAATGcgaaaattacagaaaaaaataaaaatgacatgCATGCGTTCCGTCGAGGTCTTGCATCGCTCGTGCCGCAAATTGAACATCTCAGGGATCAAATTCAGGACAAAAATTACTACCAGAAGGAGAATAAGGCGTTATTGAAGCGAATTGAGACGTTGGAGAAGAAAATTGTGTCGTTGCAGGGAACGATAACGAAGACTTTTAATTCGCTGGCGAGCTCGGATATGCTTGAGGAGAAGAAAAGAACGGAATTGCAACAAGCTTTCAAGATGAATGACATGATTGGACTTACTTTGGCGATCCAGTCGATAGGAGTAGGGAtgagaaatgaaattttcgctGCCTCAATGGAGTCGGAGAAGAGCAGAGAGGAGGTTCGAATGATGAAAAAGAAGTTGGAAGACATGGAAAAGAAACAAGAAGAGCTGATAAAGAATCCCGTGGTTACGGAAAAGGAAACTAAGGAGATGGAAAAAATGATGGGG atgCAAAAAATAGCCGAAGAGGAAAGTCGTCAAATGAAAAAGTACATCGCCTCTGTCAGATTGGAGCTCATCCATTTG CTAACCGAAACGCGTAATCAGCACTCGTCAGATGGCACGGACTCGAGTATCACGTCGGATTATGACACGGTGTCGCTGGCGGGCCTCATGAACGACTTGAAACGCGAGATTATCATGAAAGACGAGGTGCTGAAGAGTCGCCAAGTGACTGTCGATAATCTCGAAATGTGTTTGGCGGAGATGAAACGACATCTGGACCGCATCGAGAAGGAAAATCACACATTGACAAAGACAAATAGTGAGTTAAGCAAGCAATTGAGTGTCGTTGAGAAGGAAAAGCAGGAAATTGCCGAGAAGAAAGAGGAGTTTGACAAGTTG gtAACGGACAACCAACAAGAATTAGCGAGTCTCAAACAGGCAAAGGAACAACTCGAGTTCGAG CACGCTAATCAAACGCAAACGATACAACACTTGCGTCGCGTCTTGGAAGAGACAAAGCGCAATGGTAATGCTACCGTAagtccatcatcatcatcatttctgAGCACATTTTTCCGATCAGTGCATGATGTgtga
- the LOC134832845 gene encoding optineurin-like isoform X3: MAEKDVRDAEQVATSENSLLANDGGTELKILQKINDLYQKRIDEVERVEGDLEEPSEQVLALKLENKILREWNQKSQETIQQLCTEMTETESLLGEKYEQMLKNMEKVPRMIEIEQEKLLKEINELKSRPSDEIVGDSQLVTLKRKLEEVTEERDSLKEETQKLAKVINSIQEGDSLVNSRTQRLEQENADLKARIAELESQSKRSSLSLLDKIDFNSSDGSAIDGCQLEILPLQTESSTTLLPETSETEDIWSNFLKKVENSLKIDPEEFQTVDSVDKLWKIIESNTENAVKSSSNSSNDAEIQVDVPQQLGTVVQTITETANSVVALLETIESHNTDLPIDEIRALLTDFDALLASIKSSAETKIKTKFTKTGDVEITGFVDIPETKFKEFVEKFQTHEKSVNAKITEKNKNDMHAFRRGLASLVPQIEHLRDQIQDKNYYQKENKALLKRIETLEKKIVSLQGTITKTFNSLASSDMLEEKKRTELQQAFKMNDMIGLTLAIQSIGVGMRNEIFAASMESEKSREEVRMMKKKLEDMEKKQEELIKNPVVTEKETKEMEKMMGMQKIAEEESRQMKKYIASVRLELIHLLTETRNQHSSDGTDSSITSDYDTVSLAGLMNDLKREIIMKDEVLKSRQVTVDNLEMCLAEMKRHLDRIEKENHTLTKTNSELSKQLSVVEKEKQEIAEKKEEFDKLVTDNQQELASLKQAKEQLEFEFIFYFFIFSFLCLFPPAR; encoded by the exons ATGGCGGAAAAGGACGTGCGAGATGCCGAGCAAGTAGCTACTTCGGAGAATTCGCTGCTGGCGAACGATGGCGGGACCGAGCTGAAAATCTTGCAGAAAATCAACGATTTGTATCAGAAACGAATTGATGAAGTAGAACGTGTTGAAGGTGATTTAGAG gAACCGAGTGAGCAAGTCTTGGCACTGAAGCTCGAGAACAAAATTCTTCGCGAATGGAATCAAAAGTCGCAAGAAACCATCCAACAGCTGTGCACGGAAATGACAGAAACGGAATCTCTCTTGGGCGAAAAGTACGAACAAATGCtgaaaaacatggaaaaagtGCCGCGCATGATTGAAATCGAGCAGGAGAAGCTCCTGAAGGAAATAAATGAACTCAAATCGCGTCCCTCGGATGAAATTGTGGGAGATTCGCAGCTTGTGACACTGAAACGAAAGCTCGAAGAAGTCACCGAGGAACGAGATTCGCTGAAAGAAGAGACCCAAAAGCTcgcaaaagtcataaattcgATACAGGAAGGCGATTCTTTGGTAAATTCGCGCACGCAACGCTTGGAACAGGAAAATGCGGATCTGAAAGCACGCATCGCTGAGCTCGAATCACAATCAAAACGCAGTTCCTTGAGTCTTTTGGacaaaattgactttaattCATCCGACGGGAGTGCTATTGATGGTTGTCAg ttGGAAATATTGCCTCTTCAGACAGAATCCTCTACCACACTGTTGCCTGAGACGTCAGAAACGGAAGATATTTGGAgtaatttcctcaaaaaagtcgaaaattcgttaaaaatcgACCCCGAAGAATTCCAAACTGTCGATTCTGTGgataaattatggaaaataatcGAATCCAATACCGAAAATGCTGTGAAAAGTTCCTCAAACTCCTCAAATGATGCCGAAATTCAAGTTGATGTTCCCCAGCAACTCGGCACAGTCGTTCAAACAATCACAGAAACCGCAAATAGCGTCGTCGCACTTCTCGAGACGATCGAATCACACAATACGGACCTCCCAATCGATGAAATTCGTGCTCTTCTAACAGATTTTGATGCTTTACTTGCCTCCATTAAATCTTCCGCTGagacaaaaatcaaaacaaagttCACGAAAACGGGCGACGTCGAAATTACGGGATTTGTCGATATACCCGAAACGAAATTCAAGGAATTTGTGGAAAAGTTTCAAACGCACGAGAAAAGTGTCAATGcgaaaattacagaaaaaaataaaaatgacatgCATGCGTTCCGTCGAGGTCTTGCATCGCTCGTGCCGCAAATTGAACATCTCAGGGATCAAATTCAGGACAAAAATTACTACCAGAAGGAGAATAAGGCGTTATTGAAGCGAATTGAGACGTTGGAGAAGAAAATTGTGTCGTTGCAGGGAACGATAACGAAGACTTTTAATTCGCTGGCGAGCTCGGATATGCTTGAGGAGAAGAAAAGAACGGAATTGCAACAAGCTTTCAAGATGAATGACATGATTGGACTTACTTTGGCGATCCAGTCGATAGGAGTAGGGAtgagaaatgaaattttcgctGCCTCAATGGAGTCGGAGAAGAGCAGAGAGGAGGTTCGAATGATGAAAAAGAAGTTGGAAGACATGGAAAAGAAACAAGAAGAGCTGATAAAGAATCCCGTGGTTACGGAAAAGGAAACTAAGGAGATGGAAAAAATGATGGGG atgCAAAAAATAGCCGAAGAGGAAAGTCGTCAAATGAAAAAGTACATCGCCTCTGTCAGATTGGAGCTCATCCATTTG CTAACCGAAACGCGTAATCAGCACTCGTCAGATGGCACGGACTCGAGTATCACGTCGGATTATGACACGGTGTCGCTGGCGGGCCTCATGAACGACTTGAAACGCGAGATTATCATGAAAGACGAGGTGCTGAAGAGTCGCCAAGTGACTGTCGATAATCTCGAAATGTGTTTGGCGGAGATGAAACGACATCTGGACCGCATCGAGAAGGAAAATCACACATTGACAAAGACAAATAGTGAGTTAAGCAAGCAATTGAGTGTCGTTGAGAAGGAAAAGCAGGAAATTGCCGAGAAGAAAGAGGAGTTTGACAAGTTG gtAACGGACAACCAACAAGAATTAGCGAGTCTCAAACAGGCAAAGGAACAACTCGAGTTCGAG ttcattttttactttttcattttttcctttctctGTCTTTTTCCTCCAGCACGCTAA
- the LOC134832846 gene encoding probable palmitoyltransferase ZDHHC24 — MYLRKTFLPRSIQDAAATFFFVFMIPITFWFELWIVIPEIHGSWSFFHTIYFILGLFLLYNISANLLAVILVDTSTKPLMINPPPDAQTKGWIFCATCEAISPPRSWHCPVCDVCILKRDHHCMFSGSCVGHANHRYFIMLLVHLVIATAFSSIYNSYYLWFLHGADFRNLVSLVNMLFPVAVLMVDSSTKQYYLVIYLILVIGSLLVGALLFYHWNLVSNGIVVHEKNKRPQFSYNYGFWENWKVVLGEKYYLAWISPFIESPQSHDGIYWEPVETNKNR, encoded by the coding sequence ATGTACTTACGCAAAACATTCCTACCTCGCTCAATTCAGGATGCAGCAGcgacttttttcttcgttttcatGATTCCGATCACTTTTTGGTTCGAGCTGTGGATTGTAATTCCCGAAATTCATGGAAGCTGGTCCTTCTTTCACacaatttactttattttgggACTTTTTTTGCTCTATAACATCAGCGCGAACCTGCTTGCGGTAATTCTCGTCGATACAAGTACGAAGCCTTTGATGATAAATCCGCCGCCTGATGCGCAAACCAAAGGATGGATTTTTTGCGCGACCTGTGAAGCTATTTCGCCGCCTCGTAGTTGGCATTGCCCCGTGTGCGATGTTTGCATTTTGAAACGAGATCATCATTGCATGTTTTCGGGATCGTGCGTCGGACACGCAAATCATCGATATTTCATCATGTTACTCGTGCATCTCGTCATCGCGACGGCCTTTTCGAGCATTTACAACTCTTATTATTTGTGGTTTTTGCACGGCGCGGATTTCCGAAATTTAGTGTCGCTCGTTAACATGCTGTTTCCCGTCGCTGTTCTCATGGTCGATAGCAGCACGAAACAATATTACCTCGTAATTTACTTAATTCTCGTTATCGGGTCGTTGCTTGTTGGAGCTCTCCTGTTTTATCACTGGAATTTAGTCAGCAACGGGATTGTCGTTCACGAAAAGAACAAAAGACCGCAATTTTCCTACAATTACGGCTTTTGGGAAAATTGGAAAGTCGTTTTGGGAGAAAAATATTACCTCGCATGGATATCTCCGTTCATCGAATCGCCCCAAAGTCACGACGGAATTTATTGGGAACCTGttgaaacgaacaaaaatcgataa